A single Natranaerobius thermophilus JW/NM-WN-LF DNA region contains:
- a CDS encoding DUF2156 domain-containing protein has protein sequence MRKPDLQVGKWSFHEVKLEDKELFNEFIKESNHPVNLWSANFPFIWLYSRSPRRKILWKIIDDMLVVFILTRNRKLSLLCLPFGNGSVDKLINVLNDALRYCAEWTKVRRYKTRVRTINKFQLDYLQTSNKFNKLFKLKELRGIEHHYSTEELLVLEGKKYQSLRKTVNKHYREYPNINFRKYQPEDYEKILRFNKNWEKTSGNKYRELIDKSYFKSVFEYNEQLDMEILVAELNDEIVGVNAGALLPTGDAWGCICKTNAEIVGLNEAIILEYIKELIKIDNSVQYLNVGSDMGISGLRNYKRKFRPAFSIERYRIFHKFMI, from the coding sequence GTGAGAAAGCCGGATCTTCAGGTCGGAAAATGGAGTTTCCACGAAGTTAAGCTCGAAGATAAAGAACTTTTTAATGAGTTCATAAAAGAATCAAACCATCCGGTAAATCTTTGGTCTGCAAACTTTCCCTTTATTTGGTTATACTCTAGGTCTCCAAGAAGGAAAATCCTTTGGAAAATTATAGATGACATGCTAGTAGTCTTTATATTAACTAGAAACAGAAAATTATCTTTACTTTGTCTACCATTTGGTAATGGCAGTGTCGATAAACTAATAAATGTTCTTAACGATGCTTTGAGATATTGTGCGGAATGGACAAAAGTAAGGAGATATAAAACAAGGGTTAGAACGATTAATAAATTTCAATTAGATTATCTTCAAACATCAAATAAATTTAATAAGCTATTCAAGTTAAAAGAATTGCGGGGAATTGAACATCACTATAGTACGGAAGAACTGTTAGTATTAGAGGGTAAGAAATATCAATCCCTTAGAAAAACTGTAAATAAACACTATCGCGAGTACCCAAATATAAATTTTAGAAAATATCAACCTGAAGATTACGAAAAAATCCTTCGCTTTAATAAGAACTGGGAAAAAACTTCTGGAAACAAGTATCGTGAGCTAATAGATAAAAGTTATTTCAAAAGTGTTTTTGAATATAATGAACAGCTTGATATGGAGATATTAGTTGCTGAATTAAATGACGAAATAGTCGGTGTCAATGCTGGTGCATTACTACCTACTGGCGATGCATGGGGATGTATATGTAAGACAAACGCAGAAATTGTGGGATTAAATGAAGCCATTATTTTAGAGTATATCAAGGAACTCATAAAAATAGATAACAGCGTTCAATACCTTAATGTAGGTAGTGATATGGGTATTTCGGGCCTTAGAAATTATAAAAGAAAATTTAGACCTGCTTTTAGTATAGAAAGGTACAGGATTTTCCATAAATTCATGATTTAG
- the galE gene encoding UDP-glucose 4-epimerase GalE: MILVTGGAGYIGSHMVKSLLDQSYEVIVLDNLSTGHKSAVDQRAVFIKGDVIEEDKLDEIFERYSIECVMHFAANCYVGESIIKPLKYYKNNVNSSICLLNKMLEHKVTKIVFSSSCATYGTPNVEKIDESCHTNPINPYGRSKLMTEQIVKDISKAHQFDFIFLRYFNVAGADPSGKIGEHHDPETHLIPNILLHLLGKKDRIVIHGDNYPTEDGTCIRDFIHISDLVEAHLLSLESLINNNHRNEIYNVGSNHGYSIKEVIKMCEEVTGKQVNVVHGDRREGDPPKLVASNQKIYRHLGWKPKYPLRDIIKTAWNWHFNNPNGYQG; encoded by the coding sequence ATGATACTGGTGACTGGAGGAGCGGGTTATATAGGGAGTCATATGGTAAAGTCTCTTCTTGATCAAAGTTATGAAGTCATTGTGTTAGATAATCTTTCTACAGGTCATAAATCGGCAGTTGATCAGAGAGCAGTCTTTATAAAAGGGGATGTAATCGAAGAAGACAAATTAGATGAAATTTTTGAGCGCTATTCTATTGAATGTGTCATGCATTTTGCCGCTAATTGTTATGTTGGTGAATCTATCATTAAACCACTAAAATATTATAAAAATAATGTTAATTCCTCTATTTGTTTATTAAATAAGATGTTAGAACATAAGGTTACTAAAATTGTGTTTTCATCATCATGTGCAACATACGGAACACCTAATGTAGAAAAGATAGACGAAAGCTGTCACACCAATCCTATAAATCCTTATGGTAGATCGAAATTAATGACAGAACAGATTGTAAAAGATATATCCAAAGCACATCAATTTGACTTTATTTTTTTACGTTATTTTAATGTGGCTGGAGCAGATCCTTCTGGTAAAATTGGAGAACATCATGATCCAGAAACTCATTTAATACCAAATATCTTACTCCATCTATTAGGGAAAAAAGATAGGATAGTCATTCATGGGGATAATTACCCCACAGAAGATGGTACTTGCATAAGGGATTTCATCCATATAAGTGATTTAGTTGAAGCTCATCTTCTATCACTTGAAAGCTTAATTAATAATAATCACAGAAATGAAATTTACAATGTTGGAAGTAATCACGGCTATTCAATCAAAGAAGTGATAAAAATGTGCGAAGAAGTTACCGGTAAACAAGTTAATGTTGTACATGGTGATAGAAGAGAAGGGGATCCACCTAAACTGGTTGCTTCTAATCAAAAAATATATCGTCATTTGGGATGGAAACCCAAATATCCTTTACGGGATATAATAAAGACGGCCTGGAACTGGCATTTTAATAATCCTAATGGCTATCAAGGATAA